The Desmonostoc muscorum LEGE 12446 genome includes a region encoding these proteins:
- a CDS encoding XisH family protein — MPAKDIYHDCVKNALIKDGWKITHDPLSLKIGKKDIFIDLAAEKLLAAEKRGKKIAVEVKSFIGISEVEDLKNALGQYILYEKILIRIESQRTLYLAIRDAVFIKIFTEEIGKILLEDKTIKLIVFDSQEEVITEWIN, encoded by the coding sequence ATGCCAGCTAAAGACATTTATCATGATTGTGTGAAAAATGCACTCATCAAAGATGGGTGGAAGATTACGCATGACCCCCTTAGTCTGAAAATTGGTAAAAAGGATATATTTATTGATTTAGCAGCCGAAAAACTGTTGGCCGCAGAAAAACGGGGAAAGAAAATTGCTGTAGAAGTAAAAAGTTTTATCGGCATATCGGAAGTAGAAGACCTCAAAAATGCTCTTGGTCAGTACATCTTGTACGAAAAAATTCTCATAAGAATTGAATCACAAAGAACTCTTTATTTAGCAATCCGTGACGCAGTATTTATCAAAATTTTTACAGAAGAAATTGGCAAAATTTTATTAGAAGACAAGACTATAAAATTAATTGTATTCGACTCACAAGAAGAGGTGATTACCGAATGGATCAACTAG
- the thrS gene encoding threonine--tRNA ligase has translation MVQQPMSLKLSSNPSEESGQPEKIYLPRTSESEKLKKIRHTASHVMAMAVQKLFPKAQVTIGPWIENGFYYDFDNPEPFSENDLKAIKKEMVKIINRKLPVIREEVSREEAERRIQEIKEPYKLEILADIKQEPITIYHLGNEWWDLCAGPHVENTSELNPKAIELESVAGAYWRGDETKAQLQRIYATAWESPEQLAEYKRRKEEALRRDHKKLGKELGLFIFSDLVGPGLPLWTPKGTLLRSMLEDFLKQEQLKRGYLPVVTPHIAKVDLFKKSGHWQKYKEDMFPLMADDEEAAAQEVGFVMKPMNCPFHIQIYQSELRSYRELPMRLAEFGTVYRYEQSGELGGLTRVRGFTVDDSHLFVTPEQLDSEFLSVVDLILSVFNKLQLKNFKARLSFRDPASDKYIGSDEVWDKAEGAIRRAVETLGMEHFEGIGEAAFYGPKLDFIFSDALEREWQLGTVQVDYNLPERFDLEYVAEDGSRKRPVMIHRAPFGSLERLIGILIEEYAGDFPLWLAPVQARLLPVGEAQLDFTKDVVAKMQALGIRAEVDTSGDRLGKLIRNAEKDKIPVMAVVGAKEVETNSLSIRTRTSGDLGSISVGQVLDKLKEAIANFDNFHIDVTNAN, from the coding sequence ATGGTTCAGCAGCCAATGTCGCTAAAATTATCATCAAATCCTTCAGAAGAGTCAGGACAACCTGAAAAAATTTATTTACCGCGTACCAGCGAATCCGAGAAGTTAAAAAAGATTCGTCACACTGCTTCCCATGTAATGGCAATGGCAGTACAAAAGCTGTTTCCCAAGGCGCAAGTTACAATTGGTCCTTGGATTGAAAACGGATTTTATTATGACTTCGACAACCCAGAACCATTTAGCGAAAACGATCTCAAAGCCATCAAAAAAGAGATGGTGAAGATTATCAATCGCAAGTTACCAGTTATTCGGGAAGAAGTCAGTCGAGAAGAAGCTGAACGCCGGATTCAGGAAATTAAGGAACCTTACAAGTTAGAAATCCTCGCAGATATTAAACAGGAACCAATCACGATTTACCATCTGGGAAATGAATGGTGGGATTTGTGTGCGGGGCCTCATGTGGAAAACACTAGTGAATTAAACCCCAAAGCCATTGAATTAGAAAGTGTTGCTGGGGCTTATTGGCGTGGGGATGAAACCAAAGCCCAACTACAACGCATCTACGCTACCGCTTGGGAAAGTCCAGAACAACTTGCTGAGTATAAGCGACGGAAAGAAGAAGCGTTGCGGCGAGATCATAAGAAACTCGGTAAAGAACTAGGATTATTTATATTTTCTGACTTAGTGGGACCGGGTTTACCTTTGTGGACGCCCAAAGGTACTCTGTTGCGGAGTATGTTAGAAGACTTCCTCAAACAGGAACAACTAAAACGCGGTTATTTACCTGTGGTAACGCCCCACATTGCCAAAGTCGATTTATTTAAAAAATCTGGACACTGGCAGAAATATAAAGAAGATATGTTTCCCTTAATGGCGGACGATGAAGAAGCGGCTGCACAGGAGGTGGGCTTCGTCATGAAGCCAATGAATTGTCCTTTCCACATCCAAATATATCAAAGTGAGTTGCGTTCCTATCGAGAATTACCGATGCGCTTGGCAGAATTCGGTACTGTTTATCGCTATGAACAATCGGGGGAATTAGGCGGTTTAACGCGGGTGCGCGGTTTTACTGTGGATGATTCTCACTTGTTTGTCACCCCAGAACAACTCGATAGCGAATTCCTCAGTGTGGTGGATTTGATTTTATCGGTGTTTAATAAATTGCAACTGAAGAACTTTAAAGCTAGACTGAGTTTCCGCGATCCAGCTAGTGATAAGTACATTGGTAGTGATGAAGTTTGGGATAAAGCCGAAGGTGCGATTCGCCGTGCAGTTGAGACTTTGGGGATGGAACACTTTGAGGGAATTGGAGAAGCGGCATTTTATGGGCCGAAACTCGATTTTATCTTCAGTGATGCCCTAGAACGGGAGTGGCAATTGGGAACTGTGCAGGTAGATTACAACTTGCCAGAACGTTTTGATTTAGAGTACGTTGCTGAAGATGGTTCTCGCAAACGTCCGGTGATGATTCACCGTGCGCCTTTTGGTTCGCTGGAAAGGTTGATTGGTATTTTGATTGAAGAGTATGCGGGGGATTTTCCCTTGTGGTTGGCGCCAGTGCAAGCGAGATTACTGCCAGTAGGTGAAGCACAGTTAGATTTTACTAAAGATGTGGTAGCGAAGATGCAGGCATTGGGTATCCGTGCAGAGGTGGATACTAGTGGCGATCGCTTGGGTAAACTCATTCGCAACGCAGAGAAAGATAAAATACCTGTGATGGCAGTGGTGGGAGCTAAGGAAGTGGAAACTAACTCTTTGAGTATACGCACCCGTACATCTGGAGACTTAGGTAGTATTTCTGTTGGTCAAGTTTTAGATAAATTAAAAGAAGCGATCGCTAACTTCGATAACTTTCACATCGATGTCACAAATGCAAATTAA
- a CDS encoding DUF2605 domain-containing protein, with protein MRDSNLPGTELLKAVLEPLLDDFQYWFTRSRDLLESEQLSFMSNQEQSDLLLRVKQAQEELNTAKMLFAATDGQVGIDMATLMPWHQLVTECWNVAMRFRQAPEV; from the coding sequence ATGCGAGACTCAAACTTACCAGGGACTGAGTTGCTGAAAGCGGTTTTAGAACCCCTGCTCGATGATTTTCAGTATTGGTTTACGCGATCGCGAGACTTACTCGAAAGCGAGCAACTCTCATTTATGAGCAACCAAGAGCAATCAGACTTGCTCTTGCGTGTCAAGCAAGCCCAAGAAGAACTAAACACCGCAAAAATGCTGTTTGCTGCTACTGACGGACAAGTCGGAATTGATATGGCAACTTTAATGCCTTGGCATCAATTAGTAACGGAATGTTGGAATGTAGCAATGCGCTTTCGTCAAGCGCCTGAAGTCTAA
- a CDS encoding DUF2973 domain-containing protein produces the protein MLHLLYIFAFTILAFIAVGNLIRNLIMFSFDRERTYPTNSSPMGNQGSFGYYASRKQLVPHPELLDSAGNLIKEPLLVMRSINVEDARQHLDALYEASPGHKSENSEEA, from the coding sequence ATGTTACACCTGCTTTACATCTTTGCTTTTACAATCCTTGCATTTATAGCTGTAGGCAACTTAATTCGTAACCTGATCATGTTCAGTTTTGATCGGGAGCGAACTTACCCGACAAATTCCTCGCCAATGGGTAATCAAGGCAGTTTTGGTTATTACGCATCAAGAAAACAGTTGGTACCCCATCCAGAGTTATTAGATAGCGCGGGCAATTTAATTAAAGAACCATTATTGGTGATGCGTTCGATTAACGTTGAAGATGCTCGTCAACATTTGGATGCACTTTATGAAGCATCTCCAGGGCACAAAAGTGAAAATTCAGAGGAAGCATAG
- a CDS encoding BrnT family toxin — protein MDVYFVLNAVTFVWNEEKARINPSNHDGITFQQATEAFFDPFVVVLVTQSEKSQIKLSSGSYLVVFEDSSIE, from the coding sequence ATGGATGTGTATTTCGTCCTTAATGCTGTAACCTTCGTTTGGAACGAAGAGAAAGCCCGCATTAATCCCAGCAACCATGATGGTATAACCTTTCAGCAAGCTACAGAAGCTTTCTTCGATCCTTTTGTAGTGGTGTTAGTAACGCAGTCAGAGAAAAGCCAAATCAAACTGAGTAGCGGAAGTTATCTAGTTGTATTCGAGGATAGTAGCATAGAATAA
- a CDS encoding RusA family crossover junction endodeoxyribonuclease: MTRFEFIVDGPPISQQSRRRGKGKGLENWKKTVREEAEKYWSSEQKKASGWVMLQITYFYDSVEMDVDNIPKPIQDAINGLAYNDDSQVSDLLVRKRNLSGNFRIENMTPTLAEGFARGNEFLHIVVIDAPNQEVVT; this comes from the coding sequence TTGACCAGATTTGAGTTCATAGTAGATGGGCCACCAATATCACAACAGTCTCGTAGGCGTGGTAAGGGCAAAGGGCTTGAAAATTGGAAAAAGACAGTGCGAGAAGAGGCTGAAAAATACTGGTCTTCGGAACAAAAAAAAGCTTCTGGGTGGGTTATGCTCCAGATAACCTATTTTTATGATTCTGTTGAAATGGATGTAGACAATATACCGAAGCCTATTCAAGATGCAATTAATGGACTAGCCTACAACGACGATTCTCAAGTAAGCGATCTTCTGGTTAGAAAGAGAAATTTGTCAGGTAACTTTAGAATAGAAAACATGACCCCAACATTGGCGGAAGGCTTTGCTCGTGGCAATGAATTCTTACATATTGTCGTAATTGATGCTCCTAACCAAGAGGTAGTTACTTGA
- a CDS encoding amylo-alpha-1,6-glucosidase, producing the protein MTSDALMTPEKILFDGKTFIAADQLPIPEWPCVVSERPQPTLTVKDDDLFFVTDTIGNISGCSLNDGNPSMGLFCCDTRFLNRLELQIEGRSPVLLSSSAEKGFSLSVLCTNPRIDERLRAETIGISREMVLNGALFEEIEVSNYSTTTVSFELSISFDADFVDLFEVRGYDREKRGRLLRLVEPTAEEGMFSLVDGVSPTVKERHASREESLTLAYQGLDGSVMESRLLFQHRQPDYFKGYTAVWQLELASHETQKLGYRVSMLKNNQSSSTVSAAVTLGQAKAAELMEEQHWVQQITRISSDKSIFNRVIERAEQDMYLLRQSFGKHKTVSAGVPWFSTLFGRDSLITASQTLMLNSQIAKETLILLATYQGKTDDEWREEEPGKILHELRLGEMARCQEIPHTPYYGTVDATPLWLMLYAEHYAWTNDQELLEQLWPNALAAMEWIDRNTKQTSYLSYYRKSKRGLANQGWKDSGDCIVDHKGELANGPIALCEVQAYVYAAKMRLAEIARMKKRLDLADRWQEEARNLKVRFNRDFWMEDQDFCALALDGDGKRVDSITSNPGHCLHLGIFTHEKAYSVAERLRAPDMFNGWGIRTLSSLSPAYNPMGYHIGSVWPHDNALIAMGLRSLGLIDQALEIFQGLFDMTSQQSYQRPPELFCGYERNGDNAPVQYPVACTPQAWATGSVFQLLQMIVNLVPDAQNNCLRIIDPALPESINRLSLHNLQVGTTVLDLEFERSGTTTACRVAKKRGNLRVVIEA; encoded by the coding sequence ATGACATCAGATGCACTCATGACCCCGGAAAAAATTTTGTTTGATGGAAAAACTTTTATTGCTGCTGACCAATTACCTATCCCGGAGTGGCCTTGTGTTGTCAGTGAAAGACCACAGCCAACACTGACGGTTAAAGATGATGATTTATTTTTCGTCACAGATACCATAGGGAACATTTCTGGCTGTTCCCTCAATGATGGGAACCCCAGCATGGGACTGTTTTGCTGTGATACGCGATTTCTGAATCGCTTGGAGTTGCAAATTGAAGGGCGATCGCCTGTACTCTTGAGTAGTAGCGCCGAAAAAGGGTTTTCACTGTCAGTTTTGTGTACCAACCCCAGAATCGACGAACGCTTGAGAGCCGAGACTATAGGAATTAGCCGGGAAATGGTGCTTAATGGCGCACTATTTGAAGAAATAGAAGTTTCTAACTACAGCACCACCACTGTCAGTTTTGAACTCAGCATCAGCTTCGATGCCGATTTTGTTGATTTATTTGAAGTCCGGGGTTATGACAGGGAGAAACGAGGTAGGCTTTTACGTCTAGTAGAACCCACGGCTGAGGAAGGAATGTTTTCTCTAGTCGATGGCGTTTCACCTACAGTCAAAGAGCGGCACGCCTCTAGGGAAGAATCTTTAACACTCGCCTATCAAGGTCTGGATGGCTCGGTGATGGAATCCCGTCTTCTATTCCAGCATCGGCAACCAGACTATTTCAAGGGTTATACTGCGGTTTGGCAACTAGAGTTGGCTTCTCACGAAACCCAAAAACTCGGCTACCGGGTGAGCATGTTGAAAAACAACCAATCTAGTTCAACTGTCAGCGCCGCCGTTACCTTAGGACAGGCGAAAGCCGCTGAGTTGATGGAAGAACAACATTGGGTACAACAAATTACACGCATTAGCTCAGACAAAAGCATCTTCAATCGAGTCATTGAGCGGGCTGAGCAAGATATGTATTTGTTGCGCCAGTCTTTTGGTAAGCATAAAACTGTTTCTGCTGGAGTGCCCTGGTTTTCTACATTGTTTGGGCGAGATTCGTTGATTACAGCTTCCCAAACCCTAATGTTAAATTCGCAAATCGCCAAGGAAACCTTGATACTACTTGCGACATATCAAGGTAAAACCGATGATGAATGGCGGGAAGAAGAACCGGGTAAAATTTTGCACGAGTTACGTTTGGGGGAAATGGCTCGGTGTCAAGAAATTCCCCATACACCTTACTACGGTACTGTTGATGCCACTCCCCTATGGCTGATGCTGTATGCCGAACATTATGCTTGGACTAACGACCAAGAACTCCTAGAGCAACTTTGGCCGAATGCTCTAGCAGCAATGGAGTGGATCGATCGCAATACCAAACAAACTAGCTACCTCAGTTACTACCGTAAATCTAAACGCGGTCTTGCTAACCAAGGTTGGAAAGATTCTGGTGATTGTATTGTTGACCATAAGGGAGAACTAGCTAACGGCCCCATCGCTCTATGTGAAGTCCAAGCTTACGTCTATGCTGCGAAAATGCGCCTAGCAGAAATAGCTAGGATGAAGAAGCGGCTTGATTTGGCAGACCGTTGGCAAGAAGAAGCGAGAAATCTCAAGGTGCGTTTTAATCGAGATTTTTGGATGGAAGACCAGGATTTCTGCGCTTTGGCTTTGGATGGAGATGGTAAGCGCGTAGATAGTATTACCTCAAATCCCGGCCATTGTCTACATTTGGGCATCTTCACACACGAAAAAGCCTACAGTGTGGCAGAACGCTTGCGGGCACCAGATATGTTTAACGGTTGGGGTATTCGGACTCTGAGTAGCTTGTCACCCGCTTATAATCCAATGGGCTACCACATAGGTTCAGTTTGGCCTCATGATAACGCTTTGATTGCAATGGGATTGCGATCGCTCGGTCTGATCGATCAAGCTTTGGAAATTTTCCAAGGTTTATTTGACATGACTAGTCAGCAGTCCTACCAACGCCCTCCAGAACTTTTCTGTGGCTACGAACGTAACGGTGATAATGCTCCAGTGCAGTATCCAGTTGCCTGCACACCCCAAGCTTGGGCTACTGGGAGTGTCTTCCAATTACTGCAAATGATAGTCAACTTGGTACCTGATGCTCAGAATAACTGCTTGCGAATAATCGACCCCGCTTTGCCAGAATCGATTAATCGCCTGTCGTTGCATAATTTGCAAGTTGGTACTACAGTCCTCGATTTAGAATTCGAGCGTTCTGGGACTACGACTGCTTGTCGCGTTGCCAAAAAACGGGGTAATTTGCGGGTGGTTATTGAAGCATAG
- a CDS encoding DICT sensory domain-containing protein, whose protein sequence is MSISTSVLSDLLKSLPYLRPQLYFKASLTALSHAMEDQVLAATLAQPLVIASFQRERFYRQEAHRYQRLALRSNQIYVLSAPETDFANSSEYYEKVAFEPEDGLSQEWHLVVIADSYATCLVCRENLGSIAKNKELPEQSPSLDMDTARRFEGIWTSERGVSLKAAELLLERILVYRPELASKIEQARQRFGIGQTRSYFGAEQINEYACDIDTDPFVQRLVTYLQASQYKLHKAYRSITAQARKERLVNTISTAIRRSLDPHEVLQVAAQELGQHLNACRCLIYRAQAADSQAIIEHEFLTAGVLSIRGQTWELEKNSLFRDIIQQGEGVCITDTLGDPRVTNSAGLSLIAKKFAIRSWLMEPVFYQGRLLGIVELHYCRMPPHECQPGELDLVKAIATQVGAALIQAEAYANLEELNQQLEALDRTRSNLIAITGHELRTPLSTIQVCLESLASEPDMPLELQQVMLNTALTDSERMRKLVQDFLTLSNLESGRVEWHPESLTLQECVDLALSRLRTRSSTEKPPQIQTEIPENLPLVRADGDWLVEVLAKLIDNACKFTPSQGEITIEAITNSHQMVEVTVADTGRGIEPNRLEVVFDRFYQEEGALRRTTGGTGLGLAICRQIVNGWGGEIWAKSDGKDQGSEFHFTIPIVPSTQEEKRTKVKSK, encoded by the coding sequence ATGAGCATTTCGACTTCTGTGCTGAGTGATCTGCTAAAGTCCCTACCCTACTTGCGGCCCCAGCTATATTTTAAGGCTTCACTAACGGCGCTCTCCCACGCAATGGAAGATCAAGTTTTGGCTGCGACTTTAGCCCAACCCCTTGTAATTGCTAGTTTCCAGCGAGAGCGATTCTACCGCCAAGAGGCTCATCGCTACCAGCGACTTGCCTTGCGAAGTAATCAAATATACGTATTGTCGGCTCCGGAAACTGATTTCGCTAACAGTTCGGAATACTACGAAAAAGTAGCTTTTGAGCCAGAGGATGGCTTAAGTCAAGAGTGGCATTTGGTTGTGATTGCTGACAGTTACGCGACTTGTTTGGTTTGCCGGGAAAACCTTGGTTCTATTGCCAAAAACAAAGAACTACCAGAGCAAAGCCCCAGTCTGGATATGGACACAGCGCGAAGATTTGAGGGAATTTGGACATCAGAAAGGGGAGTTAGCCTCAAAGCCGCCGAATTGCTGTTAGAGAGGATCTTGGTCTACAGACCAGAACTGGCAAGCAAAATTGAGCAGGCACGTCAGAGGTTTGGTATTGGGCAGACGAGAAGCTACTTTGGAGCAGAACAGATCAACGAATATGCTTGTGACATTGACACAGATCCCTTTGTGCAACGCTTAGTGACCTACTTACAAGCTAGTCAGTACAAATTGCACAAAGCCTACCGTTCAATTACTGCCCAAGCACGTAAAGAACGATTAGTCAATACCATTAGTACTGCCATTCGGCGATCGCTCGATCCCCACGAAGTTCTCCAGGTGGCAGCACAAGAATTAGGACAACACCTAAATGCTTGTCGCTGTCTAATTTACCGCGCCCAAGCCGCAGATAGCCAAGCGATCATTGAACATGAATTTTTGACTGCTGGTGTTTTATCTATTCGGGGACAAACCTGGGAGTTAGAAAAAAATTCCCTATTTCGGGACATCATCCAACAAGGCGAAGGTGTTTGTATCACCGATACACTGGGTGACCCTCGGGTGACGAATTCGGCGGGACTTTCGTTGATTGCCAAAAAATTTGCCATTCGTTCTTGGCTGATGGAACCAGTATTTTATCAAGGACGATTATTGGGGATCGTCGAGTTACACTACTGCCGAATGCCGCCCCACGAATGCCAACCAGGGGAATTGGATTTGGTAAAAGCGATCGCCACCCAAGTGGGAGCAGCTCTCATCCAAGCCGAAGCTTACGCCAACCTCGAAGAACTCAATCAACAGCTAGAAGCCCTAGACCGCACCCGCAGCAACCTCATAGCCATTACCGGACACGAACTCCGTACCCCCCTCTCCACAATTCAAGTGTGCCTAGAAAGTCTCGCTAGCGAGCCAGATATGCCCTTAGAATTGCAACAGGTGATGCTCAACACCGCCCTTACCGACTCAGAACGGATGCGGAAACTCGTGCAAGATTTCCTCACACTTTCCAACTTGGAAAGCGGTCGCGTGGAATGGCATCCAGAATCTCTGACTTTACAAGAATGTGTAGATTTAGCACTCAGCCGCCTTCGCACCCGTTCCTCAACGGAAAAGCCCCCCCAAATCCAGACTGAAATTCCCGAAAACCTACCTTTGGTGAGAGCTGATGGTGATTGGCTGGTAGAAGTACTAGCAAAACTCATAGACAACGCTTGTAAATTTACGCCATCCCAAGGAGAAATCACCATTGAAGCGATTACCAATAGCCATCAAATGGTTGAAGTCACTGTCGCTGACACAGGACGCGGCATTGAACCGAATCGTTTAGAAGTAGTTTTTGACCGTTTCTATCAAGAAGAAGGAGCGCTCCGACGCACCACTGGCGGTACTGGACTGGGCTTAGCAATTTGTCGTCAAATTGTCAATGGCTGGGGTGGAGAAATTTGGGCTAAATCAGACGGCAAAGACCAAGGGAGTGAGTTTCACTTCACCATCCCAATTGTTCCGAGTACCCAAGAGGAAAAGCGGACTAAAGTCAAGAGTAAATAG
- a CDS encoding photosystem I reaction center subunit II PsaD produces MAETLSGQTPRFAGNTGGLLSKAEVEEKYAITWTSPKEQVFELPTGGAATALKGENLLYLARKEQGIALGGQLRKLKITDYKIYRILPNGETTAIHPADGVFPEKVNEGREKVRFVPRSIGQNPNPAQLKFSGKATHDV; encoded by the coding sequence ATGGCTGAAACACTCTCTGGACAAACGCCACGATTTGCTGGCAACACTGGCGGCTTGCTTTCTAAAGCAGAAGTGGAAGAAAAGTACGCTATCACTTGGACTAGCCCGAAAGAGCAAGTATTTGAATTGCCTACAGGTGGTGCAGCTACTGCGCTCAAAGGCGAAAACCTGCTGTACTTAGCTCGGAAAGAACAAGGCATCGCTTTGGGTGGTCAACTCCGGAAATTGAAGATTACAGACTACAAAATTTACCGGATTCTACCCAACGGAGAAACCACCGCAATTCACCCAGCCGATGGTGTCTTCCCCGAAAAAGTCAATGAAGGCCGTGAAAAAGTGCGTTTCGTCCCACGCAGCATCGGGCAAAACCCCAATCCCGCACAACTCAAGTTCAGCGGTAAAGCTACTCATGATGTCTAG
- the trpE gene encoding anthranilate synthase component I has product MVFPDFSEFSVLATQGNFVPVYQEWVADLDTPVSAWYKVCAGQPYSFLLESIEGGEKLGRYSLVGCDPLWVLEARGDRTTQINRDGSQVVFAGDPFTALAECLAPYHPVKLPQLPPGIGGLFGFWGYELIRWIEPRVPIHPPDERNIPDGLWMQVDHLLIFDQVKRKIWAIAYADLRHVETLDVTSLHAAYQQAGDRVTQMLEKLSLPLSPQKTRLEWKPPGSRGAEEQRSRGAEEYNSNFTRPDFCASVQKAKDYIKAGDIFQVVISQRLSTTYTGDPFALYRSLRQINPSPYMAYFHFQDWQIIGSSPEVMVKAETDPDGGAIATLRPIAGTRPRGKTTQEDTAFAQDLLQDPKEIAEHVMLVDLGRNDLGRVCQSGSVKVDELMVVERYSHVMHIVSNVVGKLALDKTAWDLLKACFPAGTVSGAPKIRAMEIIHELEPSRRGVYSGVYGYYDFEGQLNSAIAIRTMVVRNNTVSVQAGAGLVADSEPEKEYEETLNKARGLLEAIRCLR; this is encoded by the coding sequence ATGGTATTCCCCGATTTCTCCGAATTTTCTGTGCTAGCTACACAAGGCAACTTCGTTCCGGTATATCAGGAATGGGTGGCAGACTTAGATACGCCAGTATCTGCTTGGTATAAAGTCTGTGCAGGTCAGCCCTATAGCTTTTTGTTGGAATCCATAGAAGGTGGAGAAAAACTTGGGCGCTATAGTTTGGTGGGTTGCGATCCGCTGTGGGTTTTGGAAGCAAGGGGCGATCGCACGACTCAAATCAACCGCGACGGTTCGCAGGTAGTTTTTGCAGGCGACCCTTTTACAGCTTTAGCCGAATGTTTAGCACCTTATCACCCAGTAAAATTACCACAGCTACCTCCAGGAATTGGCGGTTTATTCGGGTTTTGGGGCTATGAATTGATTCGCTGGATTGAGCCGCGTGTACCAATTCATCCACCAGATGAGCGAAATATCCCCGATGGATTGTGGATGCAAGTAGACCACCTGTTGATTTTTGACCAGGTGAAGCGGAAAATTTGGGCGATCGCCTATGCTGATTTACGTCATGTAGAGACGTTAGATGTAACGTCTTTACACGCAGCATATCAACAAGCAGGCGATCGCGTTACCCAAATGCTCGAAAAGCTATCTCTCCCCCTATCACCACAAAAAACTAGATTGGAATGGAAGCCGCCAGGGAGCAGAGGAGCAGAGGAGCAGAGGAGCAGAGGGGCAGAAGAATATAACAGTAACTTTACCCGCCCCGATTTTTGTGCAAGCGTCCAAAAAGCCAAAGACTATATTAAAGCTGGTGACATTTTCCAAGTAGTTATTTCCCAGCGATTATCAACAACATACACGGGTGACCCCTTTGCTCTTTACCGTTCTCTACGTCAGATAAATCCTTCGCCTTACATGGCTTATTTTCACTTCCAAGATTGGCAAATCATCGGTTCCAGTCCCGAAGTGATGGTAAAAGCCGAAACTGATCCAGATGGTGGAGCGATCGCAACTCTACGTCCAATTGCAGGGACACGTCCACGCGGGAAAACCACTCAAGAAGATACAGCTTTTGCCCAGGATTTACTCCAAGATCCTAAGGAAATTGCCGAACATGTGATGCTTGTTGATTTGGGACGAAACGATTTAGGGCGTGTTTGCCAAAGTGGTAGCGTCAAAGTTGATGAATTAATGGTAGTTGAACGCTACTCCCATGTAATGCACATTGTCAGCAATGTTGTGGGTAAATTAGCACTTGATAAAACAGCATGGGACTTACTCAAAGCCTGTTTCCCAGCAGGTACAGTCAGCGGCGCACCCAAGATTAGGGCAATGGAAATTATCCACGAATTAGAGCCTAGTCGCCGGGGTGTTTATTCTGGTGTTTATGGATATTATGATTTTGAAGGACAATTAAATAGTGCTATAGCAATTCGTACAATGGTAGTGCGTAATAACACTGTCAGTGTACAAGCGGGTGCAGGTTTAGTGGCTGATTCTGAACCTGAGAAAGAATACGAAGAAACACTCAATAAAGCTAGAGGTTTATTAGAGGCGATTCGCTGTTTACGTTAA